A stretch of DNA from Nitrosopumilus zosterae:
CCACACCTTAAAGATCCACGTAGTGGAAAACCACTCATGGATAGAACAGTCCTTGTTGCAAATACTAGTAACATGCCGGTAGCAGCAAGAGAAGCAAGTATCTACACCGGTGTAACAATTGCAGAATATTATAGAGATATGGGCAAAGATGTCGTACTTGTAGCAGATTCTACAAGCAGATGGGCTGAAGCACTCAGAGAAATGAGTGGTAGATTAGAAGAGATGCCAGCAGAAGAAGGATATCCATCATATCTTGCATCAAGATTGGCGGAATTTTATGAAAGAGCAGGTCGTGTAAAAGCAACCGGAAGTCCTGACCGTGATGGCTCAGTAACTCTGATTGGCGCTGTATCCCCATCTGGTGGTGACTTTACAGAACCAGTTACAACTCACACAATGAGATTTATCAAAACTTTCTGGGCTTTGGATGCAAAACTTGCATACTCTAGACATTACCCATCAATTAACTGGATGAACAGCTATTCTGGTTATCTTGCAGATATTGCAAAATGGTGGAGTAAAAACATTAGTGAAGATTGGTTTAACATCAGAAGTGAAACTTATGGTATTTTACAAAGAGAAGACACATTAAAAGAAATTGTCAGACTCTTGGGTCCTGAAGCATTACCTGACGAAGAAAAATTAATTCTTGAAGTTGCAAGAATGGTAAAGATTGCTTTGTTACAACAAAACTCGTTTGATGATGTTGATACTTATTGCAGTCCAGAAAAACAATTTAAATTAATGAAATTATTAGTTGACTTTTACAAGAAAGGACAACAAGCACTCAAAGAAGGTGCAGCATTATCTGACATTAGAGCATTAGATGTAGTATCAAGTATACTCAAGGCAAGAATGGATATCAAAGATGACGAGATGCCAAAACTTGATCAATTAGATAAAGACATGCAAAATCAATTCAAATCAATTACGGGAGTTAAAGTTACAAATTGACAACAAAAGGCGGAGTTCAATACAGTAAGATTGCAGAAATCAAAGGTCCGCTAGTTGTAGTAGATGATGTTGAAAATGCAGCATTTGATGAACTAGTTGAAATTGAAACTACTGATGGAGAAAGAAGATTGGGTAAAGTTCTCGAAGTAGGAAACGGCAAAGCAATCGTCCAAGTCTTTGAGGGAACAACTGGATTATCAATTTCAGGAACTAATGCAAAATTTGTAGGTAAAGTTATGGAAATGCCGGTATCCAAAGAGGTACTAGGTAGAGTGTTTGATGGATTAGGCAGACCAAAAGATGGACTGCCAGATCCAATTGCTGATAAATTTATTGACATTAACGGTGAACCAATGAATCCTGAGCAACGTGAATATCCAAAGGATTTCATTCAAACTGGTGTATCCGTAATTGATGGATTGATGACTCTAGTTAGAGGACAAAAACTTCCAATCTTCTCAGGTTCTGGTATGTCTCACAATCTTTTGGCAGCACAAATCGCAAGACAAGCAAGTGTTATTGGTACAAGTGATGACTTTGCCGTAGTCTTTGCAGCAATTGGTGTGCAATACAGTGAAGCAGAATATTTCAGACGAAGTCTTGAAGAATCTGGTGCACTAAAGAGAAGTGTTCTATTTCTAAACACAGCAGATGATCCTGCAATTGAGAGAATTATTACACCTCGTGTAGCATTAACTGTTGCCGAATATCTTGCATTTGAATTAGGAATGCACGTTTTAGTTGTAATTACAGACATGACAAACTATGCAGAGGCACTAAGAGAGATAAGTGCAGCAAGAGAGGAAGTTCCTGGAAGAAAAGGATATCCTGGCTATCTTTACACTGACCTTTCAACAATTTATGAACGAGCAGGAAAACTCGATGGCAAAAAAGGAAGTGTTACAC
This window harbors:
- a CDS encoding V-type ATP synthase subunit A produces the protein MAAQGRIVWVSGPAVRADGMSDAKMYETVTVGNSKLVGEVIRLTGDVAFIQVYESTSGLKPGEPVVGTGNPLSVLLGPGIIGQLYDGIQRPLRELSKASGSFIGRGITTTPVDMTKKYHFVPTVSNGDVVHPGFVIGTVQETELIEHSIMVPPDHPGGVISNLVSEGDYDLETPLASTEKDGQNTPIKMYHRWPVRKPRPYQKRYDPTVPLLTGQRVIDTFFPIAKGGTGSIPGAFGTGKTVTLHQIAKWADSQVVVYIGCGERGNEMTEVLVEFPHLKDPRSGKPLMDRTVLVANTSNMPVAAREASIYTGVTIAEYYRDMGKDVVLVADSTSRWAEALREMSGRLEEMPAEEGYPSYLASRLAEFYERAGRVKATGSPDRDGSVTLIGAVSPSGGDFTEPVTTHTMRFIKTFWALDAKLAYSRHYPSINWMNSYSGYLADIAKWWSKNISEDWFNIRSETYGILQREDTLKEIVRLLGPEALPDEEKLILEVARMVKIALLQQNSFDDVDTYCSPEKQFKLMKLLVDFYKKGQQALKEGAALSDIRALDVVSSILKARMDIKDDEMPKLDQLDKDMQNQFKSITGVKVTN
- a CDS encoding V-type ATP synthase subunit B, producing the protein MTTKGGVQYSKIAEIKGPLVVVDDVENAAFDELVEIETTDGERRLGKVLEVGNGKAIVQVFEGTTGLSISGTNAKFVGKVMEMPVSKEVLGRVFDGLGRPKDGLPDPIADKFIDINGEPMNPEQREYPKDFIQTGVSVIDGLMTLVRGQKLPIFSGSGMSHNLLAAQIARQASVIGTSDDFAVVFAAIGVQYSEAEYFRRSLEESGALKRSVLFLNTADDPAIERIITPRVALTVAEYLAFELGMHVLVVITDMTNYAEALREISAAREEVPGRKGYPGYLYTDLSTIYERAGKLDGKKGSVTQVPILSMPSDDITHPIPDLTGYITEGQIVVGRDLFRQGVYPPINILMSLSRLMKDGIGEGSTRDDHSEVANQVYDAYSRAQEVRALAGIVGKAGLTEIDLKYMDVGDTFEKEFLTQATDENRTIEETLALMWKIVSKLPKNEITKIKDKYVEQYYKEE